In Siniperca chuatsi isolate FFG_IHB_CAS linkage group LG20, ASM2008510v1, whole genome shotgun sequence, the following proteins share a genomic window:
- the ccser2b gene encoding serine-rich coiled-coil domain-containing protein 2 isoform X3: MSAPRLDDPPTMPTMVSRLPKFGSRPKSAIPSTGTQMGLAATASTGTFTSTTATSTRLTNGFYHHPGPAGVNSSLTAPPTSVKQNGFIRVPTSFSMKWRKENGTMEDGGVDGEREWRRGKGGNVGQNRSGNNIHQYCSQQQQGSPVVAQHDAKKPTPSSAGKGRGFGHPVTSSSSPSPQSSPRTLPVSKSGSHGSKPNQTAFGLINSTKQNLNGLSGSKPRSGTNGFLRQPQSFARSGGSRPGSGPGSRAGSPLQKKPPASRSHSSDSLGSTPSIQLTENDRFRSRSLTQVRRQPSPTLTLTLTPSSLSHYPTVTSSYSINRAAGRGLKEPTASSAQAPPRGSLAKSPVTSQTPEGGGRGGGVKVQSSTVPGRSGVSIPSLLPPSALKKPLLPSLGPASKPSGISYKLSRPSLIKQSRPVRVTPANEPGGDPEVKKGLTARRNSVETPSTTENSPECTPEAPETQGLSAEPVSQVEVSIVGETLEDMSLSSNSSLDRNDTSQEYMDDFDNLGNGGVSILLLSSKNDEDDSGLDQSCARFDDDKVAVNGVTEAAGLCFLDDGMDWAGMRLGGERGEHQLTQLSRRRRSSQPDYHDQGGSSLDLSPSDSCGSGGTYMWDEEGLEPLGGATMTASINTNSNTTHHIGSFDSDLNSIDILNNLDSCDLDDDDLMLDADLPEDASLHSDGDGISHMAQWRMRQLCWGTQDVHNDNESDFQCFKLTEDPGNKRTDTTRDSDLILDLCPPRSPCLSPGTPGTPGLGLDVEELAEDCSAVRSQLEYLQRLLLQEEDVDDDTLTAGTLNPDTSDSYHSSDTQVQALLQEVQQLREELRSRDRTIAQLTLQLTVPTVTTRCRCQETTGRMDRHTQTSATERESVASQTPWREHTAFPPVPFLSPPWQYQRSRPYRGRPKPSIPSHLARKIMCVHPPFHPFFPLQPKSLNRTPDVHAVCLPLRTDGDVREIVSLLETEITDTSPLQPGRAGSTDGPTPSTANPSSASS, encoded by the exons ATGTCAGCCCCTCGTCTTGACGACCCTCCCACCATGCCCACCATGGTTTCTAGGCTGCCCAAGTTCGGGTCACGGCCCAAATCTGCCATACCTTCCACTGGCACTCAGATGGGTCTGGCTGCCACCGCGAGTACTGGCACCTTCACCAGCACCACCGCTACCAGCACCCGCCTCACCAACGGGTTCTACCACCACCCCGGCCCAGCAGGGGTCAACAGCAGTTTAACTGCACCCCCCACCTCTGTTAAGCAGAACGGATTTATCAGAGTGCCGACTTCATTTTCCATGAaatggaggaaagaaaatgggacgatggaggatggaggggttgacggagagagggagtggagaCGAGGAAAGGGAGGGAATGTCGGGCAGAATCGCTCCGGTAATAACATCCATCAGTATTGTTCCCAACAGCAACAGGGATCACCAGTGGTGGCACAGCATGATGCCAAGAAGCCTACCCCGTCTTCTGCGGGAAAGGGCCGTGGTTTTGGCCATCCTGTAACATCCTCATCATCGCCATCACCACAGTCCAGCCCCAGAACTCTTCCTGTCTCTAAAAGTGGATCTCACGGTTCCAAACCGAACCAGACTGCATTTGGGCTAATCAATAGCACAAAACAGAACCTAAACGGTCTTTCTGGATCCAAACCACGTAGCGGAACCAATGGTTTTCTGAGACAGCCTCAGAGCTTTGCTCGTTCTGGCGGTTCTAGGCCAGGTTCTGGTCCCGGTTCTCGAGCCGGTTCCCCCCTCCAAAAGAAACCACCAGCCAGCCGCTCCCACTCTAGTGACAGCCTCGGGTCCACTCCATCCATCCAACTGACTGAAAACGATCGTTTTCGGTCACGTAGCCTCACCCAGGTCCGACGTCAGCCCTCCCCCACCCTCACCCTAACCCTtaccccttcctccctctctcactacCCCACCGTCACCAGCTCCTACTCCATCAACAGGGCTGCTGGGCGAGGACTCAAGGAGCCGACAGCTTCCTCCGCTCAGGCTCCACCTAGAGGCAGCTTGGCAAAATCCCCTGTTACCAGCCAGACTCCtgagggaggaggcagaggtggaggagTCAAAGTTCAAAGTTCTACTGTTCCAGGGAGGTCAGGGGTCAGCATCCCCTCCCTCCTGCCCCCCTCTGCCTTAAAGAAGCCCCTCCTACCAAGCCTTGGCCCCGCCTCAAAGCCCAGTGGCATCAGCTATAAGCTGTCACGCCCGTCACTCATCAAGCAGTCCCGCCCCGTCCGAGTGACCCCAGCCAATGAGCCTGGAGGTGACCCGGAAGTGAAAAAAGGACTGACAGCACGGAGAAACTCAGTAGAGACGCCTTCTACGACAGAAAACAGTCCAG AATGTACCCCAGAGGCTCCAGAGACACAGGGGCTGTCGGCAGAGCCCGTATCCCAGGTAGAGGTGTCAATTGTGGGGGAGACGCTGGAGGACATGTCCCTGTCCTCCAACTCATCTCTGGATAGAAATGACACCAGTCAGGAGTATATGGACGACTTTGACAACCTCG GAAACGGAGGGGTGAGCATACTGCTTCTTTCCTCTAAAAATGATGAAGATGACTCAGGGCTCGACCAATCATGCGCCAGGTTTGATGATGACAAGGTGGCTGTGAATGGTGTTACCGAGGCAGCGGGACTCTGTTTTCTGGACGACGGTATGGACTGGGCCGGCATGAGACTCGGTG GTGAGCGAGGGGAGCATCAGCTGACCCAACTCTCCCGTCGGAGGAGGTCCAGTCAGCCGGACTACCATGACCAG GGCGGTTCGTCCCTGGACCTGTCCCCCTCGGACAGCTGTGGGTCTGGGGGAACCTACATGTGGGACGAGGAGGGCCTGGAGCCACTGGGGGGCGCCACCATGACCGCCTCCATCAACACTAACAGCAACACCACCCATCACATCGGGAGCTTCGACTCTGACCTCAACAGCATC GACATCTTGAACAACCTGGACTCTTGTGATCTGGATGATGATGACCTCATGCTGGATGCAGACTTACCAGAAGATGCCTCACTGCacagcg ATGGAGATGGGATTTCCCACATGGCTCAGTGGAGGATGAGGCAGCTCTGCTGGGGAACGCAGGACGTCCACAATGACAATGAAAG TGATTTCCAATGCTTCAAGCTAACTGAGGATCCTGGGAATAAGAGGACAGACACGACCCGGGACAGTGACCTCATTCTGGACCTCTGTCCTCCAAG gtctccctgcctgtctcctgGTACTCCTGGTACTCCTGGTTTGGGTCTCGATGTGGAGGAACTGGCTGAAGACTGTTCTGCAGTCAGATCACAGCTGGAGTATCTGCAGAGGTTACTGCTTCAG GAGGAGGACGTGGACGATGACACTCTGACCGCAGGCACTCTGAATCCGGACACCAGCGACTCCTACCACAGCTCGGACACACAG gtGCAGGCTCTCCTGCAGGAGGTGCAGCAGCTCAGAGAGGAGCTGAGAAGCCGAGACCGAACCATCGCACAGCTCACCCTGCAGCTG ACTGTTCCCACGGTGACCACCAGGTGCCGTTGCCAGGAGACGACGGGAAGGATGGATCGACACACACAGACGAGTGcgacggagagagagagcgtggcCTCGCAGACGCCCTGGAGAGAGCACACc GCTTTTCCTCCcgttcctttcctctctccacccTGGCAGTATCAGCGCTCCAGGCCTTACAGGGGGAGGCCGAAGCCCAGCATCCCCTCCCACCTCGCTAGAAAAA TCATGTGCGTGCATCCTCCCTTCcatcctttctttcctcttcagcCCAAATCCTTGAACCGTACCCCCGACGTCCACGCTGTCTGTCTTCCGCTGAGGACAGACGGAGACGTCAGAGAAATCGTGTCTCTGCTTGAAACAGAGA
- the ccser2b gene encoding serine-rich coiled-coil domain-containing protein 2 isoform X4 has product MSAPRLDDPPTMPTMVSRLPKFGSRPKSAIPSTGTQMGLAATASTGTFTSTTATSTRLTNGFYHHPGPAGVNSSLTAPPTSVKQNGFIRVPTSFSMKWRKENGTMEDGGVDGEREWRRGKGGNVGQNRSGNNIHQYCSQQQQGSPVVAQHDAKKPTPSSAGKGRGFGHPVTSSSSPSPQSSPRTLPVSKSGSHGSKPNQTAFGLINSTKQNLNGLSGSKPRSGTNGFLRQPQSFARSGGSRPGSGPGSRAGSPLQKKPPASRSHSSDSLGSTPSIQLTENDRFRSRSLTQVRRQPSPTLTLTLTPSSLSHYPTVTSSYSINRAAGRGLKEPTASSAQAPPRGSLAKSPVTSQTPEGGGRGGGVKVQSSTVPGRSGVSIPSLLPPSALKKPLLPSLGPASKPSGISYKLSRPSLIKQSRPVRVTPANEPGGDPEVKKGLTARRNSVETPSTTENSPECTPEAPETQGLSAEPVSQVEVSIVGETLEDMSLSSNSSLDRNDTSQEYMDDFDNLGNGGVSILLLSSKNDEDDSGLDQSCARFDDDKVAVNGVTEAAGLCFLDDGMDWAGMRLGGERGEHQLTQLSRRRRSSQPDYHDQGGSSLDLSPSDSCGSGGTYMWDEEGLEPLGGATMTASINTNSNTTHHIGSFDSDLNSIDILNNLDSCDLDDDDLMLDADLPEDASLHSDGDGISHMAQWRMRQLCWGTQDVHNDNESDFQCFKLTEDPGNKRTDTTRDSDLILDLCPPRSPCLSPGTPGTPGLGLDVEELAEDCSAVRSQLEYLQRLLLQEEDVDDDTLTAGTLNPDTSDSYHSSDTQVQALLQEVQQLREELRSRDRTIAQLTLQLTVPTVTTRCRCQETTGRMDRHTQTSATERESVASQTPWREHTAFPPVPFLSPPWQYQRSRPYRGRPKPSIPSHLARKITDTSPLQPGRAGSTDGPTPSTANPSSASS; this is encoded by the exons ATGTCAGCCCCTCGTCTTGACGACCCTCCCACCATGCCCACCATGGTTTCTAGGCTGCCCAAGTTCGGGTCACGGCCCAAATCTGCCATACCTTCCACTGGCACTCAGATGGGTCTGGCTGCCACCGCGAGTACTGGCACCTTCACCAGCACCACCGCTACCAGCACCCGCCTCACCAACGGGTTCTACCACCACCCCGGCCCAGCAGGGGTCAACAGCAGTTTAACTGCACCCCCCACCTCTGTTAAGCAGAACGGATTTATCAGAGTGCCGACTTCATTTTCCATGAaatggaggaaagaaaatgggacgatggaggatggaggggttgacggagagagggagtggagaCGAGGAAAGGGAGGGAATGTCGGGCAGAATCGCTCCGGTAATAACATCCATCAGTATTGTTCCCAACAGCAACAGGGATCACCAGTGGTGGCACAGCATGATGCCAAGAAGCCTACCCCGTCTTCTGCGGGAAAGGGCCGTGGTTTTGGCCATCCTGTAACATCCTCATCATCGCCATCACCACAGTCCAGCCCCAGAACTCTTCCTGTCTCTAAAAGTGGATCTCACGGTTCCAAACCGAACCAGACTGCATTTGGGCTAATCAATAGCACAAAACAGAACCTAAACGGTCTTTCTGGATCCAAACCACGTAGCGGAACCAATGGTTTTCTGAGACAGCCTCAGAGCTTTGCTCGTTCTGGCGGTTCTAGGCCAGGTTCTGGTCCCGGTTCTCGAGCCGGTTCCCCCCTCCAAAAGAAACCACCAGCCAGCCGCTCCCACTCTAGTGACAGCCTCGGGTCCACTCCATCCATCCAACTGACTGAAAACGATCGTTTTCGGTCACGTAGCCTCACCCAGGTCCGACGTCAGCCCTCCCCCACCCTCACCCTAACCCTtaccccttcctccctctctcactacCCCACCGTCACCAGCTCCTACTCCATCAACAGGGCTGCTGGGCGAGGACTCAAGGAGCCGACAGCTTCCTCCGCTCAGGCTCCACCTAGAGGCAGCTTGGCAAAATCCCCTGTTACCAGCCAGACTCCtgagggaggaggcagaggtggaggagTCAAAGTTCAAAGTTCTACTGTTCCAGGGAGGTCAGGGGTCAGCATCCCCTCCCTCCTGCCCCCCTCTGCCTTAAAGAAGCCCCTCCTACCAAGCCTTGGCCCCGCCTCAAAGCCCAGTGGCATCAGCTATAAGCTGTCACGCCCGTCACTCATCAAGCAGTCCCGCCCCGTCCGAGTGACCCCAGCCAATGAGCCTGGAGGTGACCCGGAAGTGAAAAAAGGACTGACAGCACGGAGAAACTCAGTAGAGACGCCTTCTACGACAGAAAACAGTCCAG AATGTACCCCAGAGGCTCCAGAGACACAGGGGCTGTCGGCAGAGCCCGTATCCCAGGTAGAGGTGTCAATTGTGGGGGAGACGCTGGAGGACATGTCCCTGTCCTCCAACTCATCTCTGGATAGAAATGACACCAGTCAGGAGTATATGGACGACTTTGACAACCTCG GAAACGGAGGGGTGAGCATACTGCTTCTTTCCTCTAAAAATGATGAAGATGACTCAGGGCTCGACCAATCATGCGCCAGGTTTGATGATGACAAGGTGGCTGTGAATGGTGTTACCGAGGCAGCGGGACTCTGTTTTCTGGACGACGGTATGGACTGGGCCGGCATGAGACTCGGTG GTGAGCGAGGGGAGCATCAGCTGACCCAACTCTCCCGTCGGAGGAGGTCCAGTCAGCCGGACTACCATGACCAG GGCGGTTCGTCCCTGGACCTGTCCCCCTCGGACAGCTGTGGGTCTGGGGGAACCTACATGTGGGACGAGGAGGGCCTGGAGCCACTGGGGGGCGCCACCATGACCGCCTCCATCAACACTAACAGCAACACCACCCATCACATCGGGAGCTTCGACTCTGACCTCAACAGCATC GACATCTTGAACAACCTGGACTCTTGTGATCTGGATGATGATGACCTCATGCTGGATGCAGACTTACCAGAAGATGCCTCACTGCacagcg ATGGAGATGGGATTTCCCACATGGCTCAGTGGAGGATGAGGCAGCTCTGCTGGGGAACGCAGGACGTCCACAATGACAATGAAAG TGATTTCCAATGCTTCAAGCTAACTGAGGATCCTGGGAATAAGAGGACAGACACGACCCGGGACAGTGACCTCATTCTGGACCTCTGTCCTCCAAG gtctccctgcctgtctcctgGTACTCCTGGTACTCCTGGTTTGGGTCTCGATGTGGAGGAACTGGCTGAAGACTGTTCTGCAGTCAGATCACAGCTGGAGTATCTGCAGAGGTTACTGCTTCAG GAGGAGGACGTGGACGATGACACTCTGACCGCAGGCACTCTGAATCCGGACACCAGCGACTCCTACCACAGCTCGGACACACAG gtGCAGGCTCTCCTGCAGGAGGTGCAGCAGCTCAGAGAGGAGCTGAGAAGCCGAGACCGAACCATCGCACAGCTCACCCTGCAGCTG ACTGTTCCCACGGTGACCACCAGGTGCCGTTGCCAGGAGACGACGGGAAGGATGGATCGACACACACAGACGAGTGcgacggagagagagagcgtggcCTCGCAGACGCCCTGGAGAGAGCACACc GCTTTTCCTCCcgttcctttcctctctccacccTGGCAGTATCAGCGCTCCAGGCCTTACAGGGGGAGGCCGAAGCCCAGCATCCCCTCCCACCTCGCTAGAAAAA
- the ccser2b gene encoding serine-rich coiled-coil domain-containing protein 2 isoform X5, whose translation MSAPRLDDPPTMPTMVSRLPKFGSRPKSAIPSTGTQMGLAATASTGTFTSTTATSTRLTNGFYHHPGPAGVNSSLTAPPTSVKQNGFIRVPTSFSMKWRKENGTMEDGGVDGEREWRRGKGGNVGQNRSGNNIHQYCSQQQQGSPVVAQHDAKKPTPSSAGKGRGFGHPVTSSSSPSPQSSPRTLPVSKSGSHGSKPNQTAFGLINSTKQNLNGLSGSKPRSGTNGFLRQPQSFARSGGSRPGSGPGSRAGSPLQKKPPASRSHSSDSLGSTPSIQLTENDRFRSRSLTQVRRQPSPTLTLTLTPSSLSHYPTVTSSYSINRAAGRGLKEPTASSAQAPPRGSLAKSPVTSQTPEGGGRGGGVKVQSSTVPGRSGVSIPSLLPPSALKKPLLPSLGPASKPSGISYKLSRPSLIKQSRPVRVTPANEPGGDPEVKKGLTARRNSVETPSTTENSPECTPEAPETQGLSAEPVSQVEVSIVGETLEDMSLSSNSSLDRNDTSQEYMDDFDNLGNGGVSILLLSSKNDEDDSGLDQSCARFDDDKVAVNGVTEAAGLCFLDDGMDWAGMRLGGERGEHQLTQLSRRRRSSQPDYHDQGGSSLDLSPSDSCGSGGTYMWDEEGLEPLGGATMTASINTNSNTTHHIGSFDSDLNSIDILNNLDSCDLDDDDLMLDADLPEDASLHSDGDGISHMAQWRMRQLCWGTQDVHNDNESDFQCFKLTEDPGNKRTDTTRDSDLILDLCPPRSPCLSPGTPGTPGLGLDVEELAEDCSAVRSQLEYLQRLLLQEEDVDDDTLTAGTLNPDTSDSYHSSDTQVQALLQEVQQLREELRSRDRTIAQLTLQLTVPTVTTRCRCQETTGRMDRHTQTSATERESVASQTPWREHTAFPPVPFLSPPWQYQRSRPYRGRPKPSIPSHLARKTQILEPYPRRPRCLSSAEDRRRRQRNRVSA comes from the exons ATGTCAGCCCCTCGTCTTGACGACCCTCCCACCATGCCCACCATGGTTTCTAGGCTGCCCAAGTTCGGGTCACGGCCCAAATCTGCCATACCTTCCACTGGCACTCAGATGGGTCTGGCTGCCACCGCGAGTACTGGCACCTTCACCAGCACCACCGCTACCAGCACCCGCCTCACCAACGGGTTCTACCACCACCCCGGCCCAGCAGGGGTCAACAGCAGTTTAACTGCACCCCCCACCTCTGTTAAGCAGAACGGATTTATCAGAGTGCCGACTTCATTTTCCATGAaatggaggaaagaaaatgggacgatggaggatggaggggttgacggagagagggagtggagaCGAGGAAAGGGAGGGAATGTCGGGCAGAATCGCTCCGGTAATAACATCCATCAGTATTGTTCCCAACAGCAACAGGGATCACCAGTGGTGGCACAGCATGATGCCAAGAAGCCTACCCCGTCTTCTGCGGGAAAGGGCCGTGGTTTTGGCCATCCTGTAACATCCTCATCATCGCCATCACCACAGTCCAGCCCCAGAACTCTTCCTGTCTCTAAAAGTGGATCTCACGGTTCCAAACCGAACCAGACTGCATTTGGGCTAATCAATAGCACAAAACAGAACCTAAACGGTCTTTCTGGATCCAAACCACGTAGCGGAACCAATGGTTTTCTGAGACAGCCTCAGAGCTTTGCTCGTTCTGGCGGTTCTAGGCCAGGTTCTGGTCCCGGTTCTCGAGCCGGTTCCCCCCTCCAAAAGAAACCACCAGCCAGCCGCTCCCACTCTAGTGACAGCCTCGGGTCCACTCCATCCATCCAACTGACTGAAAACGATCGTTTTCGGTCACGTAGCCTCACCCAGGTCCGACGTCAGCCCTCCCCCACCCTCACCCTAACCCTtaccccttcctccctctctcactacCCCACCGTCACCAGCTCCTACTCCATCAACAGGGCTGCTGGGCGAGGACTCAAGGAGCCGACAGCTTCCTCCGCTCAGGCTCCACCTAGAGGCAGCTTGGCAAAATCCCCTGTTACCAGCCAGACTCCtgagggaggaggcagaggtggaggagTCAAAGTTCAAAGTTCTACTGTTCCAGGGAGGTCAGGGGTCAGCATCCCCTCCCTCCTGCCCCCCTCTGCCTTAAAGAAGCCCCTCCTACCAAGCCTTGGCCCCGCCTCAAAGCCCAGTGGCATCAGCTATAAGCTGTCACGCCCGTCACTCATCAAGCAGTCCCGCCCCGTCCGAGTGACCCCAGCCAATGAGCCTGGAGGTGACCCGGAAGTGAAAAAAGGACTGACAGCACGGAGAAACTCAGTAGAGACGCCTTCTACGACAGAAAACAGTCCAG AATGTACCCCAGAGGCTCCAGAGACACAGGGGCTGTCGGCAGAGCCCGTATCCCAGGTAGAGGTGTCAATTGTGGGGGAGACGCTGGAGGACATGTCCCTGTCCTCCAACTCATCTCTGGATAGAAATGACACCAGTCAGGAGTATATGGACGACTTTGACAACCTCG GAAACGGAGGGGTGAGCATACTGCTTCTTTCCTCTAAAAATGATGAAGATGACTCAGGGCTCGACCAATCATGCGCCAGGTTTGATGATGACAAGGTGGCTGTGAATGGTGTTACCGAGGCAGCGGGACTCTGTTTTCTGGACGACGGTATGGACTGGGCCGGCATGAGACTCGGTG GTGAGCGAGGGGAGCATCAGCTGACCCAACTCTCCCGTCGGAGGAGGTCCAGTCAGCCGGACTACCATGACCAG GGCGGTTCGTCCCTGGACCTGTCCCCCTCGGACAGCTGTGGGTCTGGGGGAACCTACATGTGGGACGAGGAGGGCCTGGAGCCACTGGGGGGCGCCACCATGACCGCCTCCATCAACACTAACAGCAACACCACCCATCACATCGGGAGCTTCGACTCTGACCTCAACAGCATC GACATCTTGAACAACCTGGACTCTTGTGATCTGGATGATGATGACCTCATGCTGGATGCAGACTTACCAGAAGATGCCTCACTGCacagcg ATGGAGATGGGATTTCCCACATGGCTCAGTGGAGGATGAGGCAGCTCTGCTGGGGAACGCAGGACGTCCACAATGACAATGAAAG TGATTTCCAATGCTTCAAGCTAACTGAGGATCCTGGGAATAAGAGGACAGACACGACCCGGGACAGTGACCTCATTCTGGACCTCTGTCCTCCAAG gtctccctgcctgtctcctgGTACTCCTGGTACTCCTGGTTTGGGTCTCGATGTGGAGGAACTGGCTGAAGACTGTTCTGCAGTCAGATCACAGCTGGAGTATCTGCAGAGGTTACTGCTTCAG GAGGAGGACGTGGACGATGACACTCTGACCGCAGGCACTCTGAATCCGGACACCAGCGACTCCTACCACAGCTCGGACACACAG gtGCAGGCTCTCCTGCAGGAGGTGCAGCAGCTCAGAGAGGAGCTGAGAAGCCGAGACCGAACCATCGCACAGCTCACCCTGCAGCTG ACTGTTCCCACGGTGACCACCAGGTGCCGTTGCCAGGAGACGACGGGAAGGATGGATCGACACACACAGACGAGTGcgacggagagagagagcgtggcCTCGCAGACGCCCTGGAGAGAGCACACc GCTTTTCCTCCcgttcctttcctctctccacccTGGCAGTATCAGCGCTCCAGGCCTTACAGGGGGAGGCCGAAGCCCAGCATCCCCTCCCACCTCGCTAGAAAAA cCCAAATCCTTGAACCGTACCCCCGACGTCCACGCTGTCTGTCTTCCGCTGAGGACAGACGGAGACGTCAGAGAAATCGTGTCTCTGCTTGA